A window of Pontibacter deserti contains these coding sequences:
- a CDS encoding TonB-dependent receptor: protein MKKLLFFCLFILYLPAAAVAQTIVTGKVYHAQSQQAIAGAVVRANTGETTQTTSDGRYQLTVSAEALYFVISHVGFVPDTVAILKDQRIEYMTPLQPQQNMLREVQVQGYETNRPLLQTAGAISILDSEVIQRTDESSLVRAVNTVPGVRMDERAPASYRISIRGSTLRSPYGIRNVKLYFNGIPLTEANGTTALNLLDAASIGSIEILKGPTASVYGAGTGGTVLLEPKRATVGTELQAGATIGSYGYQKYRAAASIGSAKSNVLVQYTHQQYDGYREQSALDRKVLLISPEFYISDKQTINSHIIYSDLYYELPGGLTLEQYNENPRQARGGEFGSVKQNASMNQESINIGLKQEYKFTDNWSNTTAVYTSHRFRDHPFNTDYERNANQEYGVRSSLEYNTTIGSVGARYIFGGEFQHGFEAARTYDNNSSAVGALRTDDEVTAKTGFVFGQAEFELPADFILTTALSLNDTQYEIIRLAQATSGNYTYTKDFDAVLSPRIALLKRLTNQLSAHASISSGFSPPTEEEILTSNGSLNTALEPEKGTNYELGIRGYSLQNRLSFDVVSFYFRLNETIVSRQDASSVAVFRNVGSTSQKGIETALSYTFVDAPEDWLSLFKVWGSYTYNHFRFKDYTIYREAQQKEIDLSGNHLTGVAPHSATVGIDAATNFGLYLNAIANYVDDIPLNDENTAYADKYLVIGTKAGIRRSIAKQLQLDVFAGVDNLTDEKYSLGNDMNAFGGRFYQPAPDRNYYTGISLKYSLQ, encoded by the coding sequence ATGAAAAAGCTTTTATTCTTCTGCCTGTTTATACTTTACCTGCCAGCAGCGGCTGTGGCCCAAACTATAGTTACCGGTAAGGTGTATCATGCACAATCACAGCAAGCTATAGCGGGCGCAGTGGTGCGTGCCAATACTGGCGAAACCACTCAAACAACTTCCGACGGTAGGTATCAGCTAACGGTATCAGCAGAGGCTTTATATTTTGTTATCTCGCATGTTGGTTTCGTGCCTGATACGGTAGCTATACTTAAAGACCAGCGAATTGAGTACATGACCCCGCTGCAGCCACAGCAAAACATGCTCCGGGAGGTACAGGTGCAGGGCTATGAAACCAACCGGCCCTTGTTGCAGACCGCAGGCGCCATAAGTATACTGGATAGTGAAGTGATACAGCGTACAGATGAGAGCTCGTTAGTGCGTGCCGTGAATACCGTACCTGGGGTAAGAATGGATGAACGCGCTCCTGCCAGTTACCGCATTTCTATCCGCGGGAGTACCTTGCGCTCGCCTTATGGTATCCGTAACGTGAAGCTATACTTTAACGGTATACCACTAACAGAAGCAAACGGTACCACAGCGCTTAATTTATTGGACGCAGCAAGTATAGGAAGTATAGAAATATTGAAAGGACCAACAGCCAGTGTGTATGGAGCCGGAACCGGCGGAACCGTTTTGCTAGAACCAAAGCGCGCCACCGTGGGCACAGAACTACAGGCTGGGGCAACTATAGGTTCGTATGGTTATCAAAAGTATAGAGCAGCAGCAAGTATAGGTTCGGCCAAAAGCAATGTATTGGTACAGTATACCCATCAGCAATACGATGGCTACCGCGAGCAATCTGCTCTGGACCGTAAGGTGCTGCTTATCTCCCCGGAATTCTACATTTCTGATAAGCAAACCATCAACTCCCACATTATCTACTCTGATTTATACTACGAATTACCGGGTGGTTTAACACTGGAGCAGTACAACGAAAACCCACGGCAGGCACGCGGCGGGGAGTTTGGCAGTGTGAAGCAAAATGCATCCATGAATCAGGAAAGTATAAATATTGGCCTGAAGCAAGAATACAAGTTTACAGATAACTGGAGCAACACTACTGCTGTTTATACTTCGCACCGCTTTCGCGATCATCCTTTTAATACTGATTATGAGCGTAATGCCAACCAGGAATATGGAGTGCGCAGCAGTCTAGAGTATAACACAACTATTGGTAGCGTAGGTGCTAGGTATATCTTTGGTGGGGAGTTTCAGCATGGGTTTGAAGCAGCCCGTACTTATGATAACAACAGTAGTGCGGTAGGTGCGCTGCGTACCGATGATGAAGTAACGGCTAAAACCGGATTTGTATTCGGGCAGGCAGAGTTTGAGCTACCCGCCGATTTTATACTTACCACAGCCCTTAGCCTGAACGATACCCAATATGAGATCATCCGGCTGGCACAGGCCACTTCAGGAAACTATACCTATACAAAAGATTTTGATGCCGTACTCTCGCCCAGAATTGCATTACTCAAAAGATTAACCAACCAGCTATCAGCACATGCAAGTATAAGCTCTGGCTTTTCGCCTCCTACCGAAGAAGAAATTCTGACATCAAATGGATCTTTGAATACAGCGCTGGAACCTGAGAAAGGAACAAATTACGAATTGGGTATCCGTGGCTACTCTTTACAAAACAGGTTGAGCTTTGATGTGGTAAGCTTTTATTTCAGGTTAAACGAAACGATTGTTAGCCGCCAGGATGCATCCAGTGTGGCTGTTTTCCGAAATGTTGGGTCTACATCACAAAAAGGTATAGAAACCGCATTAAGTTATACGTTTGTAGATGCGCCTGAAGATTGGTTGAGCCTGTTTAAAGTATGGGGAAGCTATACTTATAATCATTTTCGGTTTAAAGATTATACTATATACAGAGAGGCTCAGCAAAAAGAAATTGACCTGAGCGGAAACCACTTAACAGGCGTAGCTCCACACAGTGCCACAGTAGGTATAGATGCAGCAACTAATTTTGGTTTATACTTAAACGCTATAGCTAATTATGTTGATGATATCCCCCTGAATGATGAGAACACAGCTTATGCAGATAAGTATCTTGTTATAGGCACTAAAGCTGGTATCCGCAGAAGTATAGCAAAGCAACTGCAACTAGATGTTTTTGCTGGAGTGGATAACCTCACCGATGAAAAGTATAGCCTGGGTAACGACATGAATGCTTTCGGTGGTCGTTTTTATCAACCGGCTCCGGATCGTAACTATTATACGGGCATCAGTCTGAAGTATAGTTTACAGTAA
- a CDS encoding DUF4136 domain-containing protein: MHHATRITFHLLRQFLPAFLLLLLTDCTVGPVISSSYDRTANFGSYQTYAWHKAELPTRLTNSGLTYSTLIDQQVKAAVESELVKLGFRPSDTTPDLIIAYDLALPANQAAETDTAFAPGFGYGYSYWYGYRYRYNTGALPGFRSITDMQPGTLVVDLINASSNQLVWRGWHEAEIDPSAVGEHDINKAVANILSRYPPVPVTTQ; the protein is encoded by the coding sequence ATGCACCACGCCACAAGAATTACCTTTCACTTATTGCGGCAGTTCCTTCCAGCCTTTTTGCTGCTGCTTCTCACAGATTGTACAGTTGGGCCAGTTATTAGCAGCAGCTACGACCGGACTGCCAATTTCGGATCTTACCAAACCTACGCCTGGCATAAAGCCGAATTACCTACCAGGCTAACAAACAGCGGTCTTACTTATAGCACCCTGATAGACCAACAGGTAAAAGCAGCCGTAGAAAGCGAACTTGTAAAACTGGGCTTCCGCCCCTCAGACACTACCCCTGATCTTATTATTGCTTATGACTTAGCATTACCGGCGAACCAGGCAGCGGAAACTGACACAGCCTTTGCTCCGGGTTTTGGGTATGGCTATAGTTACTGGTATGGCTACAGGTACAGGTATAATACAGGAGCATTACCCGGATTTAGAAGTATAACCGACATGCAGCCCGGCACATTGGTTGTAGATTTAATTAACGCTTCCAGTAACCAGCTTGTGTGGCGGGGTTGGCACGAAGCCGAAATTGACCCTAGTGCAGTAGGGGAGCATGACATAAATAAAGCGGTAGCCAATATTCTGTCGCGGTATCCACCAGTTCCGGTAACTACACAATAA